In Pedobacter sp. W3I1, one DNA window encodes the following:
- a CDS encoding DUF2157 domain-containing protein — protein MKVDREKSEFLDDMIEQWQSDGLINEETGNKLRKSYEAKNFDWLRLAQYAFWVALACGFIALGSLLIDNSILNYLKRVYNTPNIVIALVSGGLAAWLYILGFRRKKKLAHLKFSNEAIVFSAILLTANAIAYFGKAVDNGSGNFSILILISVFIYGGLGYIFNSRLIWIFALISLGAWFGTETGYLSRWNYYFLGMNYPLRFVVFGAALTAASFIMKAFPKTQNFFQVTYIAGMVYLFVSLWALSVFGNFASLEEWYQVRQLSLFYWALISGAICVASTLFGLKYRDDVAREFGITFLFINLYTRYFEYFWDSWHKALFFSVLAASFWLIGRKAEKIWNVEFLK, from the coding sequence AGTTATGAGGCTAAAAATTTTGATTGGTTACGCTTAGCACAATATGCATTTTGGGTAGCTTTGGCCTGTGGTTTTATTGCACTTGGATCTTTATTAATTGATAATTCGATTTTAAACTACCTCAAACGGGTTTACAATACACCAAACATTGTAATTGCCCTGGTTTCTGGTGGATTAGCCGCGTGGCTTTATATCCTGGGTTTCAGGCGGAAGAAGAAGCTGGCGCATTTAAAGTTTAGCAATGAAGCCATCGTTTTTTCAGCCATTTTACTTACCGCCAATGCCATTGCTTATTTTGGAAAGGCGGTGGATAATGGTTCTGGCAATTTCTCTATTCTGATTCTGATATCCGTTTTCATTTATGGCGGTTTAGGTTATATCTTCAATTCGCGATTGATCTGGATTTTCGCTTTGATATCATTAGGTGCATGGTTTGGCACAGAAACTGGCTATTTAAGTCGATGGAATTATTACTTCCTTGGTATGAATTATCCTTTGCGCTTTGTAGTTTTCGGCGCTGCATTAACCGCAGCATCATTCATTATGAAAGCTTTTCCGAAGACACAAAACTTTTTCCAGGTTACTTATATCGCTGGAATGGTATATCTTTTTGTATCGCTTTGGGCCTTATCCGTATTCGGCAACTTTGCCAGTTTAGAGGAATGGTACCAGGTTAGGCAGCTAAGTTTATTTTATTGGGCATTAATTTCAGGAGCTATTTGTGTGGCAAGTACTTTATTTGGTTTAAAATACCGTGATGATGTCGCCCGCGAATTTGGGATTACTTTTCTCTTTATTAACCTCTACACACGCTATTTTGAATACTTCTGGGACAGTTGGCATAAAGCTTTGTTCTTTTCAGTCCTGGCAGCATCTTTTTGGTTGATTGGCAGAAAAGCAGAAAAAATATGGAATGTAGAGTTTTTGAAATAA